A region from the Vicia villosa cultivar HV-30 ecotype Madison, WI linkage group LG3, Vvil1.0, whole genome shotgun sequence genome encodes:
- the LOC131657674 gene encoding uncharacterized protein LOC131657674 — translation MAKIKWLQTGDANTAFFHASIKARQNSKALTMLTKDDGTILTSQSAIEEVLAFYGNLMGKKETHLDHIDIAAMRRGSQLNRNQRDCLLEPVSTEEVYRALKGIDDQSTPGLDGYNSKFFKSTWDIIKYDLLNAIQEFFDKGKLYKAFNCTLVTLVPKSQSAKSVKDFRPISVCTTFYKIISRILTSRLSPVIASLVSPNQAAFIPGQQIHNNLLLAYELIKGYSRSRGPPRCMIQVDMQKAYDMIDWNALETIMQEMGIPCKFINWILVTLTTVSYRFNINGNLSQLLLAKRGIRGDVSSVDLLLKEFHSFPGSTGMKILNLSMFKEGSLPFRYLGMPLTSKKLSVTHYMVLIDKIVARISHWSSKLLTYAGRLVLIKSISFSMTNYWMLCFPLPKSVIRKIDSICRSFLWTGKDVVSRKSLVAWAENDCTMLKLLWNLCNKADSLWVKWINSYYLKRHTIMELKSKPTHSWIRRAILNQRDCIHKYQTIWEDMNTRQRFKCNEFYKVFQDSPPVSWSQLLLFNPASPRAVFIFWLVCHRKIPTKSRLCRFGLINDNKCGFCDKEETASHLFFECDEIRSIWNSVLHWLNIHHSPKRWEEEIVWIQRQGKGKGWRAKLFRLAITETIYGAWVYRNGNCFGKAMHRDKVLEHIMDKIVFRSWGCKDLKGNIVNYMAF, via the exons ATGGCCAAGATCAAATGGCTTCAAACTGGGGATGCAAACACTGCATTCTTTCATGCTTCTATTAAAGCCAGACAAAACTCTAAAGCTCTCACTATGTTGACTAAAGATGATGGTACTATCTTGACTTCTCAATCTGCCATTGAAGAAGTCTTAGCTTTCTATGGTAACCTCATGGGGAAAAAAGAGACTCACCTAGATCATATTGACATTGCTGCCATGAGAAGGGGAAGCCAGCTTAATAGGAACCAAAGAGATTGCCTCCTTGAACCTGTTTCTACAGAAGAAGTCTATAGAGCTCTCAAAGGTATTGATGATCAGTCTACTCCTGGCCTAGATGGCTACAATTCAAAGTTCTTCAAAAGCACTTGGGATATCATTAAGTATGATCTTCTTAATGCTATTCAAGAGTTTTTTGATAAAGGGAAACTCTACAAAGCCTTCAATTGTACCTTAGTTACTCTTGTCCCTAAAAGTCAGTCTGCAAAGAGTGTCAAAGACTTCAGGCCCATTTCTGTATGTACTACCTTTTAcaaaatcatttcaaggatcCTCACATCCAGGCTAAGTCCTGTCATTGCTAGTCTTGTCAGCCCAAATCAAGCTGCCTTCATACCAGGGCAGCAGATCCATAACAATCTATTGCTAGCCTATGAATTAATTAAAGGTTACAGTAGAAGTAGGGGGCCTCCTAGATGCATGATTCAAGTTGATATGCAAAAAGCATACGATATGATTGATTGGAATGCTTTGGAAACCATTATGCAAGAAATGGGGATTCCTTGTAAGTTTATCAACTGGATCCTTGTTACCCTAACCACTGTCTCTTACAGGTTCAACATAAATGGTAATCTTTCTCAACTTCTCCTAGCAAAAAGAGGTATTAG GGGTGATGTGAGCTCTGTTGACTTGCTGCTCAAGGAATTTCATAGCTTCCCGGGTTCAACTGGTATGAAG ATTTTGAATTTATCCATGTTTAAAGAAGGTTCCCTCCCCTTTAGATACCTAGGGATGCCTCTTACAAGTAAAAAGCTGTCAGTCACTCATTACATGGTTCTTATTGATAAGATAGTTGCTAGAATCAGTCACTGGTCTTCTAAGCTCCTAACCTATGCAGGTAGACTTGTGCTTATCAAAAGCATATCTTTTTCTATGACTAACTATTGGATGCTTTGTTTCCCCCTTCCCAAATCTGTAATTAGGAAGATTGATTCCATCTGCAGATCTTTCCTTTGGACTGGCAAAGATGTTGTGTCCCGCAAGAGCCTAGTTGCTTGGGCTGAG AATGATTGCACTATGTTGAAGCTTTTGTGGAATCTTTGCAACAAAGCTGATAGTCTATGGGTTAAGTGGATAAATTCCTATTATCTTAAGAGGCATACGATTATGGAGCTGAAGAGTAAGCCGACTCATTCTTGGATAAGGCGCGCCATTTTGAATCAAAGGGACTGCATTCATAAATACCAAACCATTTGGGAAGACATGAACACGAGGCAGAGATTTAAGTGTAATGAGTTCTATAAAGTTTTCCAGGATTCTCCCCCAGTTTCTTGGAGTCAGCTTCTTTTGTTTAATCCTGCTTCTCCTCGTGCTGTGTTTATTTTTTGGCTAGTGTGTCATAGAAAAATCCCTACAAAGAGCAGACTGTGTAGATTTGGATTGATTAATGACAACAAATGTGGCTTTTGTGATAAGGAGGAGACTGCAAGTCATCTGTTTTTCGAGTGTGATGAAATCAGGAGCATTTGGAATTCAGTTCTTCATTGGTTGAACATTCATCATTCTCCTAAAAGATGGGAAGAAGAGATTGTTTGGATTCAAAGGCAAGGAAAAGGTAAAGGATGGAGGGCAAAACTCTTCAGACTTGCCATTACTGAAACAATATATGGGGCCTGGGTTTACCGAAATGGCAATTGTTTTGGCAAGGCCATGCACAGAGATAAAGTCTTGGAGCATATTATGGATAAAATTGTTTTTAGAAGCTGGGGGTGCAAAGACTTAAAAGGCAACATTGTGAATTATATGGCTTTTTAA